One part of the Actinomyces howellii genome encodes these proteins:
- a CDS encoding response regulator transcription factor has product MSSLTPEASIGVVLVDDDTMALQCLMTYFATASDIRVLAATSSAHEALEVLRSRRVDVLVSDIQMNGMDGVAATAEALRVSPSTRVILLTSFDTDDYLIRGLEAGASGFLLKNAPAAEIVAAVRTVHAGAKVVAPGPTARLIDYALDAAHGADGSVELSAREGEVLELLCEGASNRQISSRLSISEATVKTYVSSLFRKTGTASRLEIVVWAFRHGYVHGAG; this is encoded by the coding sequence ATGAGTTCCCTGACTCCGGAGGCTTCCATCGGCGTGGTCCTCGTTGACGACGACACGATGGCCCTGCAGTGCCTCATGACCTACTTCGCGACCGCCAGCGACATCCGCGTGCTCGCCGCGACCTCCAGCGCCCACGAGGCGCTCGAGGTCCTGCGGTCACGCCGTGTCGACGTCCTGGTCTCCGACATCCAGATGAACGGCATGGACGGGGTCGCCGCCACCGCCGAGGCCCTGCGGGTCTCGCCGTCGACCCGGGTCATCCTGCTCACGAGCTTCGACACCGACGACTACCTCATCAGGGGGCTCGAGGCCGGGGCGAGCGGGTTCCTGCTCAAGAACGCCCCGGCCGCCGAGATCGTGGCCGCCGTGCGCACGGTGCACGCCGGGGCGAAGGTGGTCGCCCCGGGGCCCACGGCGCGCCTCATCGACTACGCGCTCGACGCCGCCCACGGCGCCGACGGGAGCGTCGAGCTGTCCGCGCGCGAGGGCGAGGTCCTCGAGCTGCTGTGCGAGGGGGCCTCGAACCGCCAGATCTCCTCGCGCCTGAGCATCTCCGAGGCCACGGTCAAGACCTACGTCTCGTCCCTGTTCCGCAAGACGGGGACGGCCTCACGCCTCGAGATCGTCGTGTGGGCCTTCCGGCACGGCTACGTCCACGGCGCCGGCTGA
- a CDS encoding bacteriocin biosynthesis protein: MLRAGDLRQAARQDLQFRVPRRPVVRLGVRMRPDGESWVLDGAPTSQVMSGRFAREHLAEVLGACDGSRTIAEVGRAAGVDEDAAFQAVSLLWTGGIVEEGDVEPLDPPAPPELACLLSRLGDSTGVNDSWQDAARRLRRARVVVLGDPEVSDLLAQALAPTLEARTAPEPQEGDTLAVVVETRAGAEDLERACDRCWELGLPLLRVRAEHEAVTIGPYVDPGFSPCPRCALAGEEPVGPAPGDSRRELVAGLAGRAVSALVSRAALTHLPTDVRRTVLADLTVTDRPVVSLPGCPRCSVSEGPVAREAPLGARYEQSVAIPPAAFVDAKGHQQHYASSNLRLQHAFRRWPVCPRTPLPPADLEALEVPWETGIPLDEQVPAPGTGRLDAGRLATILALAAGLREPLGGQEDDTSVKTRRWTAAGGNIGSVTAYVLVGEHGPVEPGAYVYVERDHVLAPLGPAPRLPGEVGARLVLTGDIAKVARKYRAFALRVVIQDCGCAAEVVDLVARALEVEARAHPAWDEQELAAVLGADPGRETVCAVIDLGGRDAL; encoded by the coding sequence GTGCTACGAGCCGGTGACCTGCGACAGGCCGCCCGCCAGGACCTCCAGTTCCGCGTCCCCCGGCGCCCGGTCGTGCGCCTGGGCGTGCGGATGCGGCCCGACGGCGAGTCCTGGGTGCTTGACGGCGCCCCCACGAGCCAGGTCATGTCGGGACGCTTCGCCCGGGAGCACCTCGCGGAGGTTCTCGGCGCCTGCGACGGCAGCCGCACGATCGCCGAGGTGGGCAGGGCCGCGGGCGTCGACGAGGACGCCGCCTTCCAGGCCGTCTCGCTCCTGTGGACCGGGGGCATCGTCGAGGAGGGGGACGTCGAGCCCCTCGACCCCCCTGCTCCCCCCGAGCTCGCGTGCCTCCTGTCGCGCCTGGGCGACTCCACCGGCGTCAACGACTCCTGGCAGGACGCCGCCCGACGCCTGAGGCGGGCACGCGTCGTCGTCCTGGGCGACCCGGAGGTCTCCGACCTGCTCGCCCAAGCGCTCGCCCCCACCCTCGAGGCGCGCACGGCCCCCGAGCCTCAGGAGGGCGACACCCTGGCCGTCGTCGTCGAGACCCGGGCCGGAGCCGAGGACCTGGAGCGCGCCTGCGACCGCTGCTGGGAGCTGGGCCTGCCGCTGCTGCGCGTGCGCGCCGAGCACGAGGCTGTCACGATCGGGCCCTACGTTGACCCGGGCTTCTCCCCGTGCCCCCGGTGTGCCCTGGCGGGGGAGGAGCCGGTCGGCCCGGCCCCCGGGGACAGCCGGCGCGAGCTCGTCGCCGGACTGGCCGGCCGGGCGGTGTCCGCCCTCGTGTCGCGTGCCGCCCTGACCCACCTGCCCACCGACGTGCGCCGCACCGTCCTGGCCGACCTCACCGTCACCGACCGCCCGGTCGTCTCCCTGCCCGGGTGCCCCCGGTGCTCGGTGAGCGAGGGACCCGTGGCCCGTGAGGCCCCCCTGGGAGCCCGCTACGAGCAGTCGGTGGCCATCCCCCCGGCGGCCTTCGTCGACGCCAAGGGCCACCAGCAGCACTACGCCTCGTCGAACCTGCGCCTCCAGCACGCCTTCCGCCGCTGGCCCGTGTGCCCGCGCACCCCCCTTCCCCCCGCCGACCTCGAGGCCCTCGAGGTGCCCTGGGAGACCGGCATCCCCCTGGACGAGCAGGTGCCGGCACCCGGAACCGGGAGGCTCGACGCGGGTCGGCTGGCCACGATCCTGGCGCTGGCCGCGGGGCTGCGCGAGCCCCTGGGGGGCCAGGAGGACGACACGAGCGTCAAGACCCGGCGCTGGACCGCCGCCGGGGGCAACATCGGCTCGGTGACCGCCTACGTCCTCGTGGGCGAGCACGGGCCGGTGGAGCCGGGAGCCTACGTGTACGTCGAGCGCGACCACGTCCTGGCTCCTCTCGGCCCGGCCCCCCGGCTCCCCGGGGAGGTGGGGGCCCGCCTCGTCCTGACCGGTGACATCGCCAAGGTCGCCCGCAAGTACCGCGCCTTCGCCCTGCGGGTCGTCATCCAGGACTGCGGCTGCGCCGCTGAGGTCGTCGACCTCGTCGCACGGGCCCTGGAGGTGGAGGCGCGTGCCCACCCCGCCTGGGACGAGCAGGAGCTCGCCGCGGTCCTGGGCGCCGACCCCGGTCGCGAGACCGTGTGCGCCGTCATCGACCTGGGAGGCCGCGATGCGCTCTGA
- a CDS encoding heavy-metal-associated domain-containing protein codes for MADFTADGVDRTTTLRISGLTCGHCVAHVTEELEAIEGVKNVSVILNTGGQSTATVVSDVVVDDAALAAAIAEAGDYTLDAIERDRP; via the coding sequence ATGGCTGACTTCACCGCCGACGGCGTCGACCGCACGACCACCCTGAGGATCTCCGGGCTGACCTGCGGTCACTGCGTCGCACACGTCACCGAGGAGCTCGAGGCCATCGAGGGGGTCAAGAACGTCTCGGTCATCCTCAACACCGGAGGGCAGTCCACCGCGACCGTCGTGTCAGACGTCGTCGTCGACGACGCCGCCCTGGCCGCCGCCATCGCGGAGGCCGGCGACTACACCCTCGACGCCATCGAGCGCGACCGTCCCTGA
- a CDS encoding TOMM precursor leader peptide-binding protein — protein MTTLTTLTTPTTLSTAPVTAFMPHGSYGHAVVERLAGPRDPVLPVDEALVSADLPYADRLVMVVGQGHEQLRDALDALSFARLVPSVGLELSPTRLRCGPLVVPGRTACYACSMRRRRQHGDPPPPAEAGPLPEGYAEHDVLVGAGLVRLALEVLDAPAGAGHQAAGDTGDIGGQVWTMDLVTGDTSLARTVATDRCPTCSGRYAARRDALADLSLLLPERQGVV, from the coding sequence ATGACAACCCTGACAACCCTGACAACCCCGACAACCCTGAGCACCGCCCCCGTGACCGCCTTCATGCCCCACGGCAGCTACGGCCACGCCGTCGTCGAGCGCCTGGCAGGCCCCCGCGACCCCGTCCTGCCCGTCGACGAGGCCCTCGTGAGCGCCGACCTCCCCTACGCCGACCGGCTCGTCATGGTCGTGGGCCAGGGCCACGAGCAGCTGCGCGACGCCCTCGACGCCCTGTCCTTCGCCCGGCTCGTGCCCTCGGTGGGCCTGGAGCTGTCTCCCACGAGACTGCGGTGCGGCCCGCTCGTCGTCCCGGGCCGCACCGCCTGCTACGCCTGCTCCATGAGGCGACGGCGCCAGCACGGGGACCCGCCCCCGCCCGCCGAGGCCGGGCCCCTGCCCGAGGGATACGCCGAGCACGACGTCCTCGTCGGGGCGGGTCTCGTGCGCCTGGCCCTCGAGGTCCTCGACGCCCCGGCGGGCGCCGGCCACCAGGCGGCCGGGGACACCGGGGACATCGGAGGGCAGGTGTGGACCATGGACCTCGTCACCGGGGACACCTCGCTGGCCAGGACCGTGGCCACCGACCGCTGCCCGACCTGCTCGGGACGCTACGCCGCCAGGCGCGACGCCCTTGCCGACCTGTCCCTCCTCCTGCCCGAGCGCCAGGGGGTGGTGTGA
- a CDS encoding heavy metal translocating P-type ATPase, producing the protein MTDHLGAPRTLGDSGDCGDCDAGQGDLRTVELWVGGMTCASCVARVEKRLGRLDGVSATVNLATETARVSAPAQISDDDLVAAVVRAGYSAGLRSAGPSAAPSAPSPEGPGDPDRPVGSPGTAGGRPEGARAPEDKAPGHPGAASSAGLGSSGTQPAPEAQVLGQGQADRARQLRGRLVLAVALSVPVMAISMVPALQVDGWQWIVAALALPVVTWGAWPFHAAAWRAARHATSTMDTLVSLGVLAATAWSLWALTLGGAGEIGMRMTMELLPRSQSHHPHLYFETATWVTTFLLAGRYAEARARYRSGDALRALLELGAKEVSRVRLISPAGSTAAVDVLTEDGSPRPGVEREETRLDVEALAVGDLFAVRPGEKIATDGVVIEGSAAVDASMLTGESLPVEARPGQEVTGGCVVVSGALLVRATRVGAGTTLARIGAMVTAAQAGKAPVQRLADRVSAVFVPAVLLVAAATLALWLAAGRPVQAALTAAVAVLVIACPCALGLATPTALLVGSGRAAQLGVVIKGPEVLESTRALDTVVLDKTGTVTTGRMSLDVEHDVHLADPGTPGREGPAPHAPLSIREVLALAGAVEALSEHPVAAAVTEAARTADPEGRAGSSSRLGLVEDFASHEGRGVVGRVEGREVLVGGPRWLSERGLDLADGLRAALESAQDTGATAVVVAVDGRAEAVLAVRDTVRRSSPAAVARLRELGLRPVLLTGDNERAAAHVARVVGIDGPDVHAGVLPADKREVVAALQARGAVVGMVGDGVNDAAALAQAGTRGLGMAMGTGTDVAIEAADITLVRADLEAVVAAVSVSRATLRVIKQNLFWAFAYNVAAIPLAVAGVLNPVIAGAAMACSSVIVVLNSLRLRRAGPPAPASVRAPAPTSSSRTMPAPGPSQ; encoded by the coding sequence ATGACCGACCACCTCGGCGCACCACGGACACTCGGCGACTCCGGCGACTGCGGCGACTGCGACGCGGGTCAGGGTGATCTGCGCACGGTCGAGCTGTGGGTCGGGGGCATGACCTGCGCCTCGTGCGTCGCCCGGGTCGAGAAGAGGCTGGGCAGGCTCGACGGCGTGAGCGCGACGGTCAACCTCGCCACCGAGACGGCCAGGGTGAGCGCCCCCGCGCAGATCTCCGACGACGACCTCGTGGCCGCCGTCGTGCGAGCCGGCTACTCCGCGGGCCTGCGGTCCGCAGGACCGTCCGCAGCTCCGTCCGCTCCATCTCCGGAGGGCCCGGGCGACCCGGACCGGCCGGTCGGGTCCCCCGGGACCGCGGGCGGGCGCCCCGAGGGCGCTCGAGCCCCTGAGGACAAGGCCCCCGGCCACCCGGGGGCCGCCTCCTCAGCAGGCCTCGGCTCCAGCGGAACGCAGCCCGCCCCCGAGGCCCAGGTCCTCGGGCAGGGGCAGGCGGACCGCGCCCGGCAGCTGCGCGGGCGGCTCGTGCTCGCCGTCGCCCTGTCGGTTCCCGTCATGGCGATCTCCATGGTCCCGGCGCTCCAGGTCGACGGCTGGCAGTGGATCGTCGCCGCCCTGGCCCTGCCCGTCGTCACCTGGGGGGCCTGGCCCTTCCACGCCGCCGCGTGGCGCGCGGCACGGCACGCGACCTCGACGATGGACACCCTCGTGTCCCTGGGCGTCCTGGCCGCGACCGCCTGGAGCCTGTGGGCCCTGACCCTGGGCGGTGCCGGCGAGATCGGCATGCGCATGACGATGGAGCTGCTGCCCCGCTCCCAGTCCCACCACCCGCACCTGTACTTCGAGACCGCGACGTGGGTCACGACCTTCCTCCTGGCCGGCCGCTACGCCGAGGCCCGGGCGCGGTACCGCTCCGGGGACGCCCTGCGGGCCCTGCTCGAGCTCGGGGCCAAGGAGGTCAGCCGCGTCCGCCTCATCTCGCCGGCGGGCTCGACCGCCGCCGTCGACGTTCTGACCGAGGACGGCTCCCCCCGCCCCGGGGTCGAGCGCGAGGAGACACGCCTCGACGTCGAGGCGCTGGCGGTCGGCGACCTCTTCGCCGTGCGGCCCGGGGAGAAGATCGCCACCGACGGCGTCGTGATCGAGGGATCGGCGGCCGTCGACGCCTCGATGCTCACCGGGGAGTCACTCCCCGTCGAGGCGCGCCCCGGCCAGGAGGTGACCGGGGGCTGCGTCGTGGTCTCCGGCGCCCTGCTCGTGCGGGCCACGCGGGTGGGAGCGGGCACGACCCTGGCGCGCATCGGCGCCATGGTCACCGCCGCGCAGGCGGGCAAGGCCCCCGTCCAGCGCCTGGCCGACCGGGTCTCGGCGGTCTTCGTCCCCGCCGTCCTGCTCGTGGCCGCCGCGACGCTCGCGCTCTGGCTGGCAGCAGGGCGCCCGGTGCAGGCCGCCCTGACCGCCGCGGTGGCGGTGCTCGTCATCGCCTGCCCGTGCGCCCTGGGGCTGGCCACCCCGACGGCGCTGCTCGTGGGCTCCGGGCGCGCCGCCCAGCTGGGGGTGGTCATCAAGGGGCCGGAGGTCCTGGAGTCGACACGCGCCCTCGACACCGTCGTGCTGGACAAGACCGGGACGGTGACCACCGGGCGGATGAGCCTGGACGTCGAGCACGACGTCCACCTCGCCGACCCCGGGACACCGGGCCGCGAGGGCCCCGCCCCCCACGCGCCCCTGTCGATCCGGGAGGTCCTGGCGCTGGCCGGCGCCGTCGAGGCCCTCAGCGAGCACCCGGTGGCCGCGGCGGTCACCGAGGCAGCGCGCACGGCCGACCCCGAGGGCCGTGCGGGCAGCTCGTCCCGGCTCGGGCTCGTCGAGGACTTCGCGAGCCACGAGGGCAGGGGCGTGGTCGGACGTGTCGAGGGCCGCGAGGTCCTCGTCGGCGGTCCCAGGTGGCTGTCCGAGCGCGGCCTCGACCTGGCCGACGGGCTGCGCGCTGCGCTGGAGTCGGCCCAGGACACCGGGGCCACCGCCGTCGTCGTCGCGGTGGACGGCAGGGCCGAGGCGGTCCTGGCCGTGCGCGACACCGTCCGCCGCTCCTCGCCGGCGGCCGTCGCCCGCCTGCGCGAGCTCGGTCTGCGCCCGGTCCTGCTCACCGGGGACAACGAGCGCGCGGCGGCGCACGTGGCGCGGGTCGTGGGCATCGACGGCCCCGACGTCCACGCGGGGGTCCTGCCCGCCGACAAGCGCGAGGTCGTCGCCGCGCTCCAGGCCCGGGGCGCCGTGGTCGGGATGGTGGGCGACGGCGTCAACGACGCCGCGGCACTGGCCCAGGCCGGCACGCGGGGGCTGGGGATGGCGATGGGCACGGGCACCGACGTCGCCATCGAGGCGGCCGACATCACCCTCGTGCGCGCCGACCTCGAGGCCGTCGTGGCGGCGGTGAGCGTGTCCCGGGCGACCCTGCGGGTCATCAAGCAGAACCTGTTCTGGGCCTTCGCCTACAACGTCGCGGCGATCCCGCTGGCCGTCGCCGGGGTGCTCAACCCGGTCATCGCCGGCGCGGCCATGGCCTGCTCCTCGGTCATCGTCGTGCTCAACTCGCTGCGCCTGCGGCGCGCCGGCCCGCCCGCCCCCGCCTCCGTGCGGGCGCCGGCCCCGACCTCCTCCTCGAGGACCATGCCCGCGCCGGGACCCAGCCAATAA
- a CDS encoding metal-sensitive transcriptional regulator, producing MAGYSGARADHLRRLRRIEGQVRGISRMVEEDTYCIDVLTQIAAATRALEAVSLGLLEDHLSHCVLDAAQSSEEEGRVKIREASAAIARLVRS from the coding sequence ATGGCCGGCTACTCAGGGGCCCGTGCGGACCACCTCAGGCGCCTGCGCCGGATCGAGGGGCAGGTCCGCGGGATCTCCCGCATGGTCGAGGAGGACACCTACTGCATCGACGTGCTCACCCAGATCGCCGCGGCCACGCGGGCACTGGAGGCCGTCAGCCTCGGCCTGCTCGAGGACCACCTCAGCCACTGCGTCCTCGACGCGGCCCAGTCCTCCGAGGAGGAGGGCCGGGTCAAGATCCGCGAGGCCTCCGCCGCCATCGCCCGTCTCGTCAGGTCCTGA
- a CDS encoding YcaO-like family protein: protein MYRSTMTEAIAPALDRALALESPVGLVSATAELPQAPGEPVFAIWTGFLGDPSAALASQRTWTHRAESGNFDGAGGALDPELARRIAVVESLERYSSCAWSDEDLIWDTPAGLGQAAVGFERWPACSAAELADPRCGLLAPDPRVPLRWVRGWSLTRGREVAVPAVLVHLNFPALSPSERFAHSVSTGTAAHSDLRQAVLGGLLEVVERDSISLTWLQRLRLPSVEVDPGSLSPTAAEYHRVATSTELRTHLFDATTDFGIPVLYAVQTSQVDPHLAQVVAATCDPDPQRALAKIHRELASVRIALRSYTQGSRLSEVIGQDHTVVGGALADAAPDQRGVFDFLLTGPRPTVALEDLGGASSRPAGDPLAEAVARLEAAGAEAIVVDLTTDEARQVGMHVVKVLVPEAVPLSFSHYARYLATPRLYEAPRAMGHPVHDESGINPVRQPFA from the coding sequence ATGTACAGGTCGACCATGACCGAGGCGATCGCCCCCGCCCTGGACCGCGCCCTCGCCCTGGAGTCCCCCGTCGGCCTCGTCTCGGCCACCGCCGAGCTCCCCCAGGCCCCCGGCGAGCCGGTCTTCGCGATCTGGACCGGGTTCCTCGGAGACCCCTCCGCCGCGCTGGCCTCCCAGCGCACGTGGACCCACCGCGCCGAGAGCGGCAACTTCGACGGCGCCGGAGGCGCCCTCGACCCCGAGCTCGCGCGTCGTATCGCCGTCGTGGAGTCCCTCGAGCGCTACTCCTCGTGCGCCTGGTCCGACGAGGACCTCATCTGGGACACCCCCGCCGGGCTCGGACAGGCGGCGGTCGGCTTCGAGCGCTGGCCCGCGTGCTCGGCCGCGGAGCTCGCCGACCCCCGCTGCGGTCTTCTCGCCCCCGACCCGCGCGTCCCCCTGCGCTGGGTGCGCGGCTGGTCCCTGACCCGGGGCCGTGAGGTCGCCGTCCCGGCCGTCCTCGTCCACCTCAACTTCCCGGCGCTCAGCCCCTCGGAGCGTTTCGCCCACTCGGTGTCGACCGGGACCGCCGCCCACTCCGACCTGCGCCAGGCCGTGCTCGGCGGCCTGCTCGAGGTCGTCGAGAGGGACTCGATCTCCCTGACCTGGCTGCAGAGGCTGCGCCTGCCCAGCGTCGAGGTGGACCCCGGGAGCCTGAGCCCCACGGCCGCCGAGTACCACCGGGTGGCGACCTCCACCGAGCTGAGGACGCACCTGTTCGACGCGACGACGGACTTCGGCATCCCGGTCCTCTACGCGGTCCAGACCTCCCAGGTCGACCCCCACCTCGCCCAGGTCGTCGCGGCCACCTGCGACCCCGACCCCCAGCGCGCCCTGGCCAAGATCCACCGCGAGCTCGCCTCGGTGCGCATCGCCCTGCGCAGCTACACCCAGGGCTCACGCCTGTCCGAGGTCATCGGCCAGGACCACACCGTGGTCGGCGGGGCCCTGGCCGACGCCGCCCCCGACCAGCGCGGGGTCTTCGACTTCCTCCTCACGGGCCCCCGGCCCACCGTCGCCCTGGAGGACCTGGGAGGCGCCTCCTCGCGCCCGGCCGGGGACCCCCTGGCAGAGGCGGTCGCCCGGCTCGAGGCCGCCGGCGCCGAGGCGATCGTCGTCGACCTGACCACCGACGAGGCCCGCCAGGTGGGCATGCACGTCGTCAAGGTCCTCGTCCCCGAGGCCGTGCCCCTGTCCTTCAGCCACTACGCCCGCTACCTGGCCACGCCCCGGCTCTACGAGGCACCGCGCGCCATGGGCCACCCCGTCCACGACGAGTCCGGCATCAACCCGGTCCGCCAGCCCTTCGCCTGA